The genome window GCTGGACTGGGCCATCAAGGAGTACGTCCTGGAGGAGGTGGACGTCATGCTCTTCCAAGCGCTGGACGGCAAGGCCCTGTGCAAGATGACCAAGGACGACATGATGCGTCTCACGTCGGCCTACAACGCAGACATCCTGCTCTCACACCTCGCTTATCTCCGGCAGAGTAAGGCTCGCCTCGTGTCTCagaaacatctctctctctccagctgataacattgtttgggttttgaCAATGTAAGAACTTCTCATTGTTCTGTAGCCATGAAGTGTTTCACCTGCACGTAAGCAGGATCAGAAAAACAATCAGACATGAGACGCTTTACTGAAATATGTAGAGCTGAAAACAATTCAACAATCAACGGACGAGTGGATGGACTTTAACCTGTTCGTATTTCTGAAAATTCACGTAAAATCATCCTAACCGCCTGACCCAGAGTACATTTGGAGTACAGGCATGGTTTAAGGCTTTCTTGAAAAGTAATTAGttgacttttttcccccccaagcTGTCTGAATTCTGGCACTGATCTATAGGAttttgaacaaacacatttttcacaccTCAATGGGTGTGAAACACAATGGGTCCACATCATATCGTCTTACATGATCTAAGTTCTGAGGAAATATTTAGGCGCCTGGTGCAAAGATACCATTTTATGACCTCAGAATACTCTCGACTGAGAGTAACAGGGGCAAAAAACTCATTATATTTTAATCAACACTAACTTTGTGCATACAGAATAGTCAAAAACAAGAAGTGCTTTAGTGATGAAGCACTAAAACATTTAGTTGATTTAGCAAAAAGGGCAAACGTTGCTGGTTTAGGCTTTTCATAAAGGGgggaatttgctgctttttctctttttatcattgcaaaattaaaagtttgggcgcaggtggtcgagtggttagagcgcatgccataaatgcagccgaccccggttcgattccggccggaggtcctttgctgcatgtcacatccccctctctctcccgtgtttcctctttgtctactgctaataaaaggtgtctatgccagaaaaaaatctttaaaaaaaatgtttgggcTTTTGGACCGTCACTTGGGTCAAGCAGAACTTCAGAATCAAAATATTTCACCGTTAACAAACAATGCAATgatttacaaacacatttttattgtagagttgcaactgatgtttataatacttACATACTTTCTCCTTTAGAAACAGTTTAGGAAAGGGCAGCcacttgaaaaacaaaaaaaaaaaacacttggataTTGGTTGATAGACGGtcgtccaatcacctgccaatAGCAGGAGACTGCACTACATCGAGAAAAGCCTCCAGCCTCCTTCAATGAAATACACTCTGTAGTTTTGATAGAACTGATGCTGTGGCAGCTACACTAACCTCCTGAGGAGCCGCcgttgttgttttcaaatgagCAGTCGCTTCTCTCACTTGTCATCACACCTCAACCACCCCCAATAATTGACAGGGCTAATGAAAAAGGAAGCTGATTGGTTCGACAGCTGTGTGCTCGGCAACAAGACTGCAGCTTGAAGCCTGCGGATCACATGATCAAAGTAACCATATTCCACCCCAGGCATTAATGGTCTGTTCCATTTGAAGTGGGAAGTTGCATCAACAGCTGTGAAAGTTGTAGAATATGCTTATTATTCACACTTCTGTATTCTTTGAGTCTCATTAAATCAGTCTTAAACACAGCACAGTCCAACGTGTACCTGTGGACATGTTCCTCTGGTGTTTCTGTACGTAAAATACCTCGTTATGTGTCGTTATCAACTGGTATCGCTAATGATTACAGTGGCCAATCTGACTTGAAATGGTTTTCAGACCTCTTGTACTGGAAAATGGCCAATTTGGATATGACGCCATTTCCAGCTCTGATTTCCCACTTTGGAGCTAAATGGAACACACCAAAAGGTCAATCGAGGATGTGGACGAAATAATAGATACACCTGGGAACACAGGGGCGCTTAGAATGTCCGCTCTGTGTTTTCTAACGAGGCTCGATGAACATGATGTCTTTTGATTCTGAAATTTGTCGAGTCTTCAACAGAATTTGTGTTGCAGTGGAACTGCTGATCCTTGTATAATATGACATCATGATTACTGGCACTTGCCGTGTTTCTGACTATCGCAGCATCAGTTGCGCTTCTGCAAATCACTGTTACAAGTGCAGATATAACGGACAGTCACCGTGCTCTATGCTGGTTTTCAAGGTAAAATTACAACATCAAAATGATGACAACATCTTAAAATATCACGCAATCCAGCGCTACAGCAACACCGCGTCCTCAAAAGCCCTCAACAGACTCAAGATGACACCTCAATGTCTGTCATGTGAATCCTTTATTCTAAAATACTATTCGTGACACTCGTATTCTACCCTGGCTTGATGAATTTTCACTTTCCAAAGAATATATAATACTGATATTACTTTTTTGGTCTTTTCCTCAGGTAGCCCCACCTTCTCTTACTCCACAACTCCCACCAACAACacgccaccgccaccaccacaaCAACCCAGACTACAAGTGAAAGCAGGTGAGATCCTCCGCTCTCCAGGTGGCAGACAAAACAGCAAGGGAACGCCAATGGTGTCACTATTTTAAAGatacatttacttcataatgacgGCTACAAAAACGTCACGCAGCATCATTTAAGAGCATAGTAAGTAATCCtgttcaatcaaaacaaaacaccacgCAAGCAGCGTTGGATCACGGGAGTCGTTGTTTTCATAGTGAAGCTGATGAAAATCGATCGATCTGAGACGTTTAAAGTCTTTTTCACTTCATGTTTAGTTTCGTCCACCGACCTCTTTTCTCACTCTCTGACCCTCTCCTGGAAGTGACAGCAAGGGGCGACCtaatgaaacacacactttaatttGAACAAAAGGTCCAGTCGAAATTCAATATTCTACTGAGGAAAAGTCAGATTTTCTGTCCTTTAAAGATCACAAATGCATTCCTCTACTTCGCCACCATTTCTCTTTAGTCATATTGTCCAGATGTCAGTTTTTTAAGGGTGTGAATCAAAGCTCAGAATTCATCTCACACCCAtcagaaaagacaaaactaCTTGAATGATTTAGAGATTTTAAAACACAATGTGTTGAGTTTCAGAACCGCGTTGCATAGTTTCAAGACTCTTGGCACCACATTGGCCTCAGTTCACAAAACTCTGATGAGTCCAAAACTCAACAGCCAGtttcagacaggaaacagctgcACCGGTGCAGGAAATGGGGGGTATGGGTGCCGCTCCTGGGACACAATTCACAATCTTGTGGCGACAGGGGTGGCCTGAACAAAAGAACGTCTGCCCAAGAAAACTGTGGGTCATCTTCAAACCCCCAAAATCTTATTGTCTTGGTCTCCATTTACTGACTTCCTTCCCACCATAAGCCGAACTGTCCGCTTCAAAGCCTTTTTCTTGTCGCACGTGTCTGTCGATGTCTGGCCTCAtccttgttttatttgtgtgtgtgcagagaacAATTTTGATGAGATCAGCCGCAGGAACAGCTGGCCGGCAAACACCATGACTGCAGTGCCAAAAGGtacgacaacaacaaaaaacataggATCATATGAAAACAGAGAGCACAGTGAATTTTTCACATGAACGACTACtggtttacaaaaaaaacccccccaaaaaacagaaagtaaCAACCAGGCCACATCTGAGGATCGAAGTATTTCACATAAAGCATTTTCCTTTTGATTTGTAGGTCCGTCTATGGAGCACCAACACAGCAACAGAGTTACAGAGCCTGCTCCAAGAATTGTGCAAGGTATGAACTGTTGCTAATCATGATCATGAATAAAATGTTCACtgtcttagtttagcatgtaaGTAGGTCTGGGCAATATATTGATACTACATTGTTAAAGTGATATGAGCCTACAGATTGTCTGAGATATTGTTATTTGgcgttgttgtttttcctggttttaaaaggcaaagtaaagtgatgtcattttacaAACTTACTGGattgttctacttgttctaatactttaCCCACTTAGGCTTTATATCCTTATTACTGATGATGattcatatattcatatatattttgtgaaagtgcCCAAAGTCATTCCAACAATATCGTCACAATATCATTAAAGCACTCAATGAAACTATCGCTGCCCAGTTGGAGCATTTAtcaagtgcttttgaggagatatATGTCACAATTAAACATCAATTTTCCGGATTTATTAATCATTCTTTCCCGAGAGTTCAAAGTAAAACGTACGTAACATAAAAAAGGCTGTTGCAGTGCACTCACATTTTCTCAAATTTTGAATCTTTAAGTCACCAGATTGCAGGAAACAAAGTCTATGAAACTCTCGTCTGCTCTGGTTTCAAAATCCTCCCTTTTTTTTGAGGTCTCAAGGTTGGCAAGTATGCAAACCCGTCCCACCGACTTCTTTTTCAGTCTCAGGAACCGGTAATTTCACGTTTTTTCACAGTGATATTTCAACTAACATTCCCTATCTTTACGCCGGCTTTTCTGCCTCTGATCGGTCGACAGTGTCTCCACAGGACAGTTATGTCTGTCAGTGAGCTCAACATCAGGCCCCTTTTGCAATCCCTGAGGGTTGGGTTGTGATTTCAATAGCTCACCTCACCAAAATGATACATACAGAATTATGATGCATGCGATGTGAAACAAAACTGAAAGATCTTTTATCCTGAAGATGAAAGTTAGGGGAGTTTTGCCAACACAGAGGCTGAAAAGATTAATTAACATCTTaaagaaaaagtgtgaaattaaTGACACGTTCCTTCTTCTTTACAGATCCATATCAGACATTAGGGCCCATCAGCAGTCGACTAGCCAACCCAGGTAAGAATCTAAACCCCTGAAGATTAAACCAACAAGGATGACACAAATGAGGCCTTTACACTGTCTGCTTTGGCAACAGAAGAGTAAAGCAAGCAAGGGCTGGCACACACGCTTTCCAAAGTGGAGAAAACATTAAGCAACACCTGTTGTGTCTGCAGAACTGCATCACGCTTACACTGAGACAAAAATCGGGCTACCCTGTCACCAAAATGACTGTTTGCCCTGCTGTTTCCTCACAGAAGGCCAAGCCCTCAGCTCATCCAAGAACCGAACGGGCAAACAAAGTCCATACAAGCTCCCTGACCCCAGCGCTCACAGGCCTGTGGGTAGGTGTCAGTCACTTCCTCCAAGCCACACAGTGAAAAGGTCACATTtgctaggaaaaaaaaaaaaatcaagctaaCTGAGATGCTAGATGTGTGTCGAGGAAAGAGACTCGTCCACAACAAAATTCATACTTACTGAGGAGCTGTCCAAGGTACCGGAACAACTGGACTGTAATTTTAAAAAGCTACCTAGTGCTCGTGGCTTGATATTTACACACAGATGATCCTCCACAATGTCAAAATATTACAAGTTAAAGAATTAAGATGCAACTTCTGGTAATTCTGTCCATTTCCTGTCTTTATCTGTGCGAACAGCCAATGATGTCCAGACCAGATTCCTCAACTACTCCTCTTCATTTCTCCTCCCAGGTTCTGGCCAGATCCAACTGTGGCAGttcctgctggagctgctgtccGACAGCAACAACTCCGGCATCATCACCTGGGAGGGCACCAACGGAGAGTTCAAGATGACCGACCCGGACGAGGTGGCCAAGCGCTGGGGCGAGCGCAAGAGCAAGCCCAACATGAACTACGACAAGCTGAGCCGCGCTCTGCGCTACTACTATGACAAGAACATCATGACTAAAGTGCACGGCAAGCGCTACGCCTACAAATTTGACTTCCAAGGCATCTCGCAGGCGCACCAGAATCACTCAGCGGACGGGGGGATTGTTAAGTACCAGACTGAGATGTCTTACGTCCAGCCGTACCACAGCCACCAGCCCAAAATGAACTTCATGGGTGGCCATCCTCCACCTATGCCCGTCTCCCCAGGCAACTTTTTCACCCCTCCGTCAACGTACTGGAACTCACCCAACAGCCCCATCTACCCCGGCTCAGCCATGACCAGGCATCCCACCACTCACTCCCACCTGAGCTCGTACTACTGAGGACGATGCATTTCACACCCGAACAGGATAACACGAGAGAGGAACCCAAACGTGCCAGAAAACATATGCACGCACCACCCAGGATGCACCTGAGCTGAACCCTGTCTGACATGAAGGTGATATGACGCTAcggtctgtttttaaaaagggcaTTATGAAGTTGTCTTTGTCACATTCCttcttaaaaataaacaaaacacgaGGGTAGATCAACTCTGTGATGAACGAAAAGGACTGGTATTATACTCTTCTCAACATTTTCGTGAATATACTGATAACACAATGTATTAATGGTTATTCAGATTTTATGAAACCAAGTTTATTTTGTAAGTATTCTGTTTAATAGCGCCTGTAAAGTCTATAATCATGGCCTTAACTGTTTGAGTAGCATAACGTCTTTTTAAACTGTTCTTTTCACATTATAGGTCGCAACTGCAGTTATCACATTCACTGACCTGACAAAAATTGTACAGAATGACTCATGTAGCAATATAACATTTACCCATGGTGTAAAGCTAATAAATGATGCTTGTACTGAAAAGCAACTCTTGtaagttttgtcattttcagatTCTATATTGAAACTTGGCGTTAAGAGGTTTTTGAGTGATATTGATTGTTGATTTACACTTTAAGGTGGGAAGTGCGGACATAATTAGCTTGATGTAACCATCATATCCTCTGGATCATTATTAAAGAGACAGTTTAACCCAAAAtccaaaacatgtattttttgaTGCTATTTATCCATCGTAACTGTCTTGGtttgagttttggagatatccaCCAAAGTGATGTTTACATTTTACCGATCTAGTGGAAATAGATGGCTCAAAGTgtcagaaaaatacaacagcaGGGTccctttccagaaatcatggaCGCAGCTAAGCTAGCTTATGTTACAGTTCAGCTGAGGAGCCaataatgtttacatcctgtgCTGCTGAGAGCACGAGCCTCTCATCCATGAACAGACATACGCTTACTTCTGTGCTGCGATATGGTTGTGAGGTGTAGTTTGGATGAAGGAAAATAATTCCTACATGGAACGGCTACAACAACATCTGTGGATTATCTTAAGGAACCGGGTCATAACTTTTGAAAAGAGACATGTCTGTTAGATTTTTTCTTTGAGAAAAGACAGATTATTCTACAGCCCATATCTCCGAAACTCTCACAACTCAACTCTCACAAAACAATCCAAGcagataaatagcactacatgcaaaagaaacattttttattttttattttgtgtgaactgtccctttaaactacagccagcagctgacTGGTTTAGCTCAGCAAAAAGACTGAAATGGAGGGAAACAGCCAGCCTGATTCAGTCCAAAGTAATAAATCTGTCTACAGCACTTCACAAGCTAACAAGTTAACACAGATCTTGTTCGTTTTATCCGCACGAGACAGAATaatttgtgctaagctaactggctgctgggtGAAGCTTAACATTAAATGGACAGAtgtgagagtggtatcaatcttcacATCCTACTTGCACCAAGAAAGCCAAAAAAAAGCCactgaactattcctttaacaaaATTACTAATATAGACTCATTACTGCATAATTTTTTAGATGCGTAATAATATAGACGATATTTACACCAGAGCCGAGCTCATCACTGTCAACGTCAGCTTTATTTGTCAAAGTCAAAAATGTCTTCGAATATTGTGCGAGGTTCTGTGACCTcctccatttcctcctcctcctcctccacctgctcctccacaACAGCAGACCCCTTCACCTGCTGCTCCTCACCTTCCACCTCGACCCAGgtcactcctccacctccaaacGGCCACTCCAACTCCTTCACCACACTCTCCACCTTACCCATTGGAGTCGCAGCCACCTCCGTCCTCCATTCAGTCCCCTTTCTAGTAGACTGTGGTGCTGTTGatgtagttgttgtttttgttgtggtgGAAACAGTCTTCCTCTTCGGGGCGAGTGTGGGTTTCACTTTGGGCTCTATGGTCCACGGCCTGCTGCTGATTATTTTGGTGACTGgaaaatattgaatatttgaaatTAGAATACAACCACAGAAGctacaattaaaaaacaaaaaagtgggCTAGATCCATTTTGTCATATTGTACTCATTCATATACAACCATCTAAATATGCCAGATCCATGCAATTTTTCACGAGAAAGTGAAGGAAATGTCATGTCTGGCCATGTTAAAGTAAGTGAGAAAAACATTCTGGATCCACCACTGAATCTGCCTCCAcaacaaaagttaatggggtttATTCTGAGCCGAGACCAATCCACCATCCAAGTTTTGGGGAAATTCGTACCGTGGTTTTTGTGTAAGtcagctaaaaaaaacagccaacaaaacaaacaaataaaaaattggCACGGGAGAAAACATAACCTTCTTGGTGAATGGATAAAAATAACCATATAGAAAATacttatttaaaagaaaaatcctaATAAGTTTCTAAACCTTACTCCAGCAGAACCAAATGCTGCATTCACTGCAGACTATTTACAGTTTACAAAATAATAGGCGTCTGATGCACTAGTGAGTATCAATAGCAGCAGAATTTCTGAGGACGGTGGCACAGCAAGTCTGTGACTACACAGACAAACTTATGATCAAATAATTGttagttttggtcttttcatgggcTTTGTTGACAATAAAGAATGTATCTAGCCTTATTATCTAATGGTAAcgagatgttttattttggaaactgAGGGAAGCAGAGACTGACCTGTGGTTGCAGCCGAGCTGCAGTCGGAGTCGCAGCAGCTGCACACTGAGTCTGCTCCATACAGCTCAACCCATCTGagaaaaacagtgttgaagATTTGATTCCTTTTTTTGGAAAGAACTGGACAGCACATTTAAACCTTTTATGTCTCATTCCAATtacttcaagaaaaaaaaaactgaaccttTTTGCTTTTGTATCGTAGTTACAGGACTTGGCTGTTGGTGTTGGGGTGGAACTGCCCACAGACATGCTGCAGTGCATGTAGAGCTGCTTCAGGAGAGCAGATCACAAGATACCCCGGCAGTTTTTGAGCACAGTATTAAAACAAATACCAGACAATTTATAGCAAAGTAttaagaaaaggctgcaaaatcaccatatcataaaaaaaaaaattacactaACAAATTGCAATACTTCTTAAAGCCTCTCTGCTCACCTGGCCCGTCATTCCCTTGAACAGGAAGGCGTCCACAGTGAATCTCACAGCATTGGTTTTGTATGGGACGAATCTGGAGCGACTGTCCTTGCTTTCAACCATACACCTTTAACAGAGCGAGAGAAAACCTGAGAATAACATTTTTATACAATTCTGTTTCTTGTGACAATAAATCTCAGCTCTCAGGTGTCCAGTTGGTGTTAGTTTGAGGTGTTTACTACCCAAAGTTTTTCACGACTGGAAACTGAGGCTTGGAGGTGGGGGACTTCTCAGGAGTCGCGTAACACAAGTGGACATACAGTCTTTCACCTTGGGACATGGATGGAGCCTCGGCCTCAAAGTACATGGGCTTTCCTAGCACGTACTGATCTGACGGGGAAAGCCTTTCCCACTGAGCTGACGGACAGAAGGAAGCAGTCAGACAGCAAGATTCAATTCAAAAGGATTCTAATTGTTTTCCAAGACCTTTACAAGACACAGGACACAGTTGGGGCTGATAATAAGATATGTTTTTGCAGGTTTTTACCATTTCGTGGAGTCAGAATGAATTTCGCTCCCGT of Sparus aurata chromosome 17, fSpaAur1.1, whole genome shotgun sequence contains these proteins:
- the fli1rs gene encoding fli-1 proto-oncogene, ETS transcription factor-related sequence isoform X2, with product MDCTIKEALSVVSEDQPIFESAYTAAPAMHMKTEMTSPGAFSQASKQSPEPTEPEWVGPPAQNPGKRAEHVNGTSRESPVDCSVTKRSRHMSNEGAPMPYQTSYPEPRVSPQTATPPSSATEEKRVIVPADPEVWTQDHVRQWLDWAIKEYVLEEVDVMLFQALDGKALCKMTKDDMMRLTSAYNADILLSHLAYLRQSSPTFSYSTTPTNNTPPPPPQQPRLQVKAENNFDEISRRNSWPANTMTAVPKGPSMEHQHSNRVTEPAPRIVQDPYQTLGPISSRLANPEGQALSSSKNRTGKQSPYKLPDPSAHRPVGSGQIQLWQFLLELLSDSNNSGIITWEGTNGEFKMTDPDEVAKRWGERKSKPNMNYDKLSRALRYYYDKNIMTKVHGKRYAYKFDFQGISQAHQNHSADGGIVKYQTEMSYVQPYHSHQPKMNFMGGHPPPMPVSPGNFFTPPSTYWNSPNSPIYPGSAMTRHPTTHSHLSSYY
- the zp3d.2 gene encoding zona pellucida sperm-binding protein 3d.2 isoform X2; translation: MFSFNFKIQIKLPGMVYLLLFLTLPLFSSTDGGGTPPTSEASHQTTQVMRKVSRRETPRLPPPYLHLPVFVDSRTPLVEKEQFSPARGTGQEPLPEPVREILLPVRPSTSPPSASGVSVKTSCKLKKILVQVQRSILGTGEPLSRVTLGTCRPSKSTADYIYFEYDLGLCGTKRKINNNQVIYTNALRYDPLRLQGPIRRAAPFTMPVVCFYNRYQYSYKIGYTPKMQMRKIFKPMKTGAKFILTPRNAQWERLSPSDQYVLGKPMYFEAEAPSMSQGERLYVHLCYATPEKSPTSKPQFPVVKNFGCMVESKDSRSRFVPYKTNAVRFTVDAFLFKGMTGQLYMHCSMSVGSSTPTPTAKSCNYDTKAKRWVELYGADSVCSCCDSDCSSAATTVTKIISSRPWTIEPKVKPTLAPKRKTVSTTTKTTTTSTAPQSTRKGTEWRTEVAATPMGKVESVVKELEWPFGGGGVTWVEVEGEEQQVKGSAVVEEQVEEEEEEMEEVTEPRTIFEDIFDFDK
- the zp3d.2 gene encoding zona pellucida sperm-binding protein 3d.2 isoform X1 produces the protein MFSFNFKIQIKLPGMVYLLLFLTLPLFSSTDGGGTPPTSEASHQTTQVMRKVSRRETPRLPPPYLHLPVFVDSRTPLVEKEQFSPARGTGQEPLPEPVREILLPVRPSTSPPSASGVSVKTSCKLKKILVQVQRSILGTGEPLSRVTLGTCRPSKSTADYIYFEYDLGLCGTKRKINNNQVIYTNALRYDPLRLQGPIRRAAPFTMPVVCFYNRYQYSYKIGYTPKMQMRKIFKPMKTGAKFILTPRNAQWERLSPSDQYVLGKPMYFEAEAPSMSQGERLYVHLCYATPEKSPTSKPQFPVVKNFGCMVESKDSRSRFVPYKTNAVRFTVDAFLFKGMTGQQLYMHCSMSVGSSTPTPTAKSCNYDTKAKRWVELYGADSVCSCCDSDCSSAATTVTKIISSRPWTIEPKVKPTLAPKRKTVSTTTKTTTTSTAPQSTRKGTEWRTEVAATPMGKVESVVKELEWPFGGGGVTWVEVEGEEQQVKGSAVVEEQVEEEEEEMEEVTEPRTIFEDIFDFDK
- the fli1rs gene encoding fli-1 proto-oncogene, ETS transcription factor-related sequence isoform X3 gives rise to the protein MHMKTEMTSPGAFSQASKQSPEPTEPEWVGPPAQNPGKRAEHVNGTSRESPVDCSVTKRSRHMSNEGAPMPYQTSYPEPRVSPQTATPPSSATEEKRVIVPADPEVWTQDHVRQWLDWAIKEYVLEEVDVMLFQALDGKALCKMTKDDMMRLTSAYNADILLSHLAYLRQSSPTFSYSTTPTNNTPPPPPQQPRLQVKAENNFDEISRRNSWPANTMTAVPKGPSMEHQHSNRVTEPAPRIVQDPYQTLGPISSRLANPEGQALSSSKNRTGKQSPYKLPDPSAHRPVANDVQTRFLNYSSSFLLPGSGQIQLWQFLLELLSDSNNSGIITWEGTNGEFKMTDPDEVAKRWGERKSKPNMNYDKLSRALRYYYDKNIMTKVHGKRYAYKFDFQGISQAHQNHSADGGIVKYQTEMSYVQPYHSHQPKMNFMGGHPPPMPVSPGNFFTPPSTYWNSPNSPIYPGSAMTRHPTTHSHLSSYY
- the fli1rs gene encoding fli-1 proto-oncogene, ETS transcription factor-related sequence isoform X4, producing MDCTIKEALSVVSEDQPIFESAYTAAPAMHMKTEMTSPGAFSQASKQSPEPTEPEWVGPPAQNPGKRAEHVNGTSRESPVDCSVTKRSRHMSNEGAPMPYQTSYPEPRVSPQTATPPSSATEEKRVIVPADPEVWTQDHVRQWLDWAIKEYVLEEVDVMLFQALDGKALCKMTKDDMMRLTSAYNADILLSHLAYLRQSSPTFSYSTTPTNNTPPPPPQQPRLQVKAENNFDEISRRNSWPANTMTAVPKGPSMEHQHSNRVTEPAPRIVQDPYQTLGPISSRLANPANDVQTRFLNYSSSFLLPGSGQIQLWQFLLELLSDSNNSGIITWEGTNGEFKMTDPDEVAKRWGERKSKPNMNYDKLSRALRYYYDKNIMTKVHGKRYAYKFDFQGISQAHQNHSADGGIVKYQTEMSYVQPYHSHQPKMNFMGGHPPPMPVSPGNFFTPPSTYWNSPNSPIYPGSAMTRHPTTHSHLSSYY
- the fli1rs gene encoding fli-1 proto-oncogene, ETS transcription factor-related sequence isoform X5, whose translation is MDCTIKEALSVVSEDQPIFESAYTAAPAMHMKTEMTSPGAFSQASKQSPEPTEPEWVGPPAQNPGKRAEHVNGTSRESPVDCSVTKRSRHMSNEGAPMPYQTSYPEPRVSPQTATPPSSATEEKRVIVPADPEVWTQDHVRQWLDWAIKEYVLEEVDVMLFQALDGKALCKMTKDDMMRLTSAYNADILLSHLAYLRQSSPTFSYSTTPTNNTPPPPPQQPRLQVKAENNFDEISRRNSWPANTMTAVPKGPSMEHQHSNRVTEPAPRIVQDPYQTLGPISSRLANPGSGQIQLWQFLLELLSDSNNSGIITWEGTNGEFKMTDPDEVAKRWGERKSKPNMNYDKLSRALRYYYDKNIMTKVHGKRYAYKFDFQGISQAHQNHSADGGIVKYQTEMSYVQPYHSHQPKMNFMGGHPPPMPVSPGNFFTPPSTYWNSPNSPIYPGSAMTRHPTTHSHLSSYY
- the fli1rs gene encoding fli-1 proto-oncogene, ETS transcription factor-related sequence isoform X1: MDCTIKEALSVVSEDQPIFESAYTAAPAMHMKTEMTSPGAFSQASKQSPEPTEPEWVGPPAQNPGKRAEHVNGTSRESPVDCSVTKRSRHMSNEGAPMPYQTSYPEPRVSPQTATPPSSATEEKRVIVPADPEVWTQDHVRQWLDWAIKEYVLEEVDVMLFQALDGKALCKMTKDDMMRLTSAYNADILLSHLAYLRQSSPTFSYSTTPTNNTPPPPPQQPRLQVKAENNFDEISRRNSWPANTMTAVPKGPSMEHQHSNRVTEPAPRIVQDPYQTLGPISSRLANPEGQALSSSKNRTGKQSPYKLPDPSAHRPVANDVQTRFLNYSSSFLLPGSGQIQLWQFLLELLSDSNNSGIITWEGTNGEFKMTDPDEVAKRWGERKSKPNMNYDKLSRALRYYYDKNIMTKVHGKRYAYKFDFQGISQAHQNHSADGGIVKYQTEMSYVQPYHSHQPKMNFMGGHPPPMPVSPGNFFTPPSTYWNSPNSPIYPGSAMTRHPTTHSHLSSYY